The following are from one region of the Aequoribacter fuscus genome:
- the recG gene encoding ATP-dependent DNA helicase RecG, whose protein sequence is MSKPNANRRVALNATSPISQLSGVGPKLAEKLATLGLHQVKDLWFYLPLRYQDRTRLTPIGALQDGSDVVIEGEVRLATVTLGRRRSLVVKLQDGTGTLVLRFFHFSRAQQQQLKQGLTLRCFGQVRRGANGFEMVHPEYRRVEEGAAMEEALTAIYPTITGIGQTTWRKICVASLQVLTVNPPDELLPHEQTLGIGLVQAIKILHQPPPDVSLSALANKQHPAQLRLALEELVAHRISLGELRTLQTQHQAPQIPYREELTAAFLKAQPFQATGAQQRVIAEIGHDLTRPTPMLRLLQGDVGAGKTLVAAAAALQAAQAGYQVAVMAPTELLAEQHWRNFERWFGDSKFKLAWLSGKTKGKKREATLAMIATQEVNMVIGTHALFQADVEFKHLGLVIIDEQHRFGVEQRLTLARKGKALRPHQLVMTATPIPRSLSMVAYADLDCSIIDELPPGRQAISTVLIDSSRRASVIERVAHACREGRQAYWVCTLIEENEQLAAQAAEAVSESLQTQLADLRIGLIHGRLKSTEKESIMASFAAGHLDLLVATTVIEVGVDVPNASLMIIENPERLGLAQLHQLRGRVGRGTIASHCVLMYQSPLSQTGKARLRVLKDSQDGFYIAEQDLLLRGPGELLGTRQTGLMAFRVAELPLHEDLLDSAAAIADDLMQQRPAVARRLARRWTGERAAYAGA, encoded by the coding sequence ATGTCAAAGCCAAACGCCAACAGAAGGGTAGCATTAAATGCCACGAGTCCGATATCACAGCTATCGGGGGTAGGACCCAAGCTTGCGGAAAAGCTGGCTACTCTCGGCTTACATCAAGTCAAAGATCTGTGGTTTTATTTACCGCTGCGCTATCAAGATCGCACCCGACTTACGCCAATTGGAGCCTTACAAGATGGCAGCGATGTTGTTATCGAAGGTGAAGTTCGTCTTGCAACTGTGACACTTGGCCGCCGACGTAGCCTCGTAGTCAAACTGCAAGACGGGACGGGCACGCTGGTATTACGATTTTTTCATTTCTCGCGGGCCCAGCAGCAACAGCTCAAACAAGGGCTAACTTTGCGTTGCTTTGGGCAGGTCCGACGCGGCGCAAATGGTTTTGAAATGGTGCATCCAGAGTACCGCCGAGTAGAGGAAGGCGCAGCGATGGAAGAGGCACTGACAGCGATATACCCGACAATTACTGGAATAGGACAAACCACTTGGCGCAAGATTTGTGTGGCATCGCTCCAAGTGTTAACCGTGAACCCGCCCGATGAGCTCTTGCCGCATGAACAGACCCTTGGCATCGGGCTGGTTCAAGCCATAAAGATATTGCACCAGCCACCGCCAGATGTGTCGCTATCTGCTTTGGCGAACAAACAACATCCAGCCCAATTGCGACTTGCGCTCGAAGAACTGGTCGCCCACCGTATCAGTCTAGGCGAACTTCGCACGCTTCAGACTCAACACCAAGCACCTCAGATCCCTTATCGAGAAGAACTCACGGCGGCTTTTTTAAAGGCACAGCCTTTTCAGGCCACCGGAGCACAACAACGCGTCATTGCCGAGATTGGCCACGATCTCACTCGGCCCACCCCCATGTTGCGACTGTTACAGGGTGATGTGGGTGCAGGCAAAACCCTCGTGGCAGCCGCAGCCGCTTTGCAAGCAGCCCAGGCTGGCTACCAGGTTGCCGTAATGGCCCCAACAGAATTGCTGGCAGAACAACACTGGCGCAATTTCGAGCGCTGGTTTGGAGACAGCAAGTTCAAACTGGCGTGGCTCAGCGGCAAAACTAAAGGCAAGAAACGTGAAGCGACTCTAGCGATGATAGCGACACAAGAAGTCAATATGGTGATTGGCACTCATGCCTTGTTTCAAGCGGATGTCGAATTTAAACACTTGGGCCTCGTCATTATCGACGAGCAACATCGCTTCGGAGTCGAGCAGAGATTGACCCTGGCGCGCAAGGGCAAAGCACTTCGACCTCACCAGCTGGTCATGACCGCTACGCCCATTCCCAGAAGTTTGTCGATGGTGGCCTATGCCGACTTAGATTGCTCGATTATCGATGAGTTACCACCAGGTCGTCAGGCTATTTCAACGGTGCTAATCGATTCCAGCCGAAGAGCTTCGGTCATTGAGCGTGTAGCCCACGCTTGTCGGGAGGGGCGCCAAGCTTACTGGGTGTGCACGCTCATCGAAGAGAACGAACAACTGGCGGCTCAGGCAGCTGAAGCAGTCAGCGAGTCTTTACAAACCCAACTTGCCGATTTGCGTATCGGATTAATACACGGCCGTCTGAAGAGCACGGAAAAAGAAAGCATCATGGCAAGCTTTGCCGCGGGCCACTTAGACCTGCTGGTCGCTACAACCGTCATTGAAGTCGGTGTCGATGTACCTAATGCCAGTTTAATGATCATCGAAAACCCCGAGCGCTTGGGCCTTGCACAATTACATCAGTTAAGAGGTCGGGTCGGGCGCGGCACAATTGCCAGCCACTGTGTCTTGATGTATCAATCGCCGTTATCGCAAACAGGCAAAGCACGCTTAAGGGTCTTAAAAGATAGCCAAGACGGCTTCTACATCGCCGAACAGGATTTGCTGTTACGTGGACCCGGCGAACTCCTCGGCACTCGGCAAACGGGTTTGATGGCCTTTCGAGTTGCCGAACTACCCTTGCACGAAGACCTGCTAGACAGCGCTGCCGCCATCGCGGATGACCTTATGCAGCAGCGCCCCGCTGTAGCGAGGCGTTTAGCGCGACGCTGGACCGGTGAGCGCGCCGCGTATGCTGGCGCCTAG
- a CDS encoding FAD-dependent oxidoreductase: MARWECIVCGLVYDEAEGWPDDGIPAGTLWADVPEDWLCPDCGVGKADFECVDASPIPVAGDVTPDVADVKAPTVEPQEASIAPAGGDEPWAKWECIVCGLIYDEELGWPDDGIPPGTRWTDVPEDWLCPDCGVGKDDFELLEGSAPVSAAAPASDEAGLVIIGTGMAAYGLVREFRKYDAERKVTFVTFDDGSNYSKPLLSTGFTKNLSADKLAMQSAEDMARTLNARVLTHAMVTAVDTDAKVLSFQDGSTLAYDQLVMAAGSEVIRPPLQGDGLDRVYSVNDLQDYAAFREAVEQHQAKKFCIIGGGLIGCEFTNDLLNGGFEVEAVDPLGYCLPTLLPERAGHSVQNALESLGATFHFGRLVKAVHKRDSGVVAELDDGTMIEADIVVSAVGVRPRIQLAADSGLATGRGIITDRYLATSAKDVYALGDCAEVAGHVLVYVAPLVAAGKALAKTLTGEPTEVVYPAMPVAIKTPACPCIVAPPARGVEGQWLELGEAPNIQAEFRAPNGDLLGFALTGAAIKEKMALQKLLPPILD; this comes from the coding sequence GTGGCACGTTGGGAATGTATTGTTTGTGGTTTGGTCTACGACGAGGCTGAAGGCTGGCCGGATGATGGCATTCCAGCAGGCACTTTATGGGCGGATGTTCCCGAGGATTGGCTATGCCCTGACTGTGGTGTCGGCAAAGCGGATTTTGAGTGTGTCGATGCCAGCCCCATACCGGTCGCCGGCGACGTCACGCCCGACGTTGCCGACGTTAAAGCCCCGACGGTTGAACCTCAAGAAGCGTCTATAGCGCCCGCCGGGGGTGATGAGCCTTGGGCCAAATGGGAATGCATTGTTTGCGGCCTGATTTATGATGAAGAACTGGGTTGGCCCGATGACGGTATTCCTCCCGGGACTCGTTGGACAGATGTACCAGAAGACTGGTTGTGTCCGGATTGTGGCGTAGGTAAGGATGACTTTGAGCTGCTTGAGGGTTCAGCGCCTGTAAGCGCAGCGGCTCCCGCGAGTGATGAAGCAGGTTTGGTGATTATCGGCACCGGCATGGCCGCTTATGGGCTAGTGCGCGAATTTCGTAAATATGACGCCGAGCGCAAAGTGACCTTCGTTACCTTTGATGATGGTAGCAACTACTCCAAGCCATTGTTGTCGACCGGGTTTACCAAGAATTTAAGTGCCGATAAGTTGGCTATGCAGTCTGCCGAGGACATGGCGAGAACCCTGAATGCACGTGTATTAACACACGCTATGGTGACGGCCGTTGATACTGACGCCAAAGTCTTAAGCTTCCAAGATGGCTCAACGCTTGCCTACGATCAATTGGTCATGGCCGCAGGCTCAGAAGTGATTCGCCCGCCATTACAGGGTGATGGTTTAGATAGGGTGTACTCTGTTAACGACTTACAGGATTATGCGGCGTTTCGCGAGGCGGTAGAGCAGCATCAAGCGAAAAAGTTTTGCATTATCGGTGGTGGTCTCATTGGCTGTGAGTTTACCAACGACTTATTAAATGGCGGATTCGAGGTCGAAGCAGTCGATCCACTCGGTTACTGCCTGCCAACCTTGCTTCCAGAAAGAGCCGGTCACTCTGTGCAAAATGCCTTAGAGTCACTGGGCGCGACCTTCCATTTTGGCCGCTTGGTCAAAGCCGTGCACAAGCGTGATTCTGGCGTCGTTGCTGAACTTGATGACGGCACCATGATCGAAGCCGATATTGTCGTCTCTGCTGTAGGTGTGCGGCCACGCATTCAGTTGGCGGCTGACAGTGGTTTGGCGACCGGTCGAGGTATTATCACCGATCGTTACTTGGCAACGAGTGCCAAAGATGTGTACGCCTTGGGCGATTGCGCCGAGGTGGCTGGGCATGTCTTGGTTTACGTGGCGCCACTCGTGGCCGCTGGCAAAGCCTTGGCAAAAACCCTGACGGGCGAGCCTACCGAAGTTGTCTACCCCGCCATGCCTGTGGCCATTAAAACACCTGCGTGCCCGTGTATTGTCGCGCCGCCTGCTCGCGGGGTTGAGGGCCAGTGGCTAGAGTTGGGCGAGGCGCCCAATATCCAAGCGGAATTCCGTGCGCCCAATGGTGATTTGTTGGGCTTTGCCTTAACGGGCGCCGCGATCAAGGAGAAAATGGCGCTGCAGAAATTACTGCCACCGATTCTGGACTAG
- a CDS encoding chorismate--pyruvate lyase family protein, with amino-acid sequence MVVSPRMVWRSEHQRIGFGDRPPRALFDPGSLTQILRSLGDLQVNKRLQDWCVPYLDEQRLLGKQASRNLALTREVSLHVNNEPFVFARSVLPNTTLQGPNRFLRHWGSRPLGEFLFSHPLCHRGMFQYTRVPADNLFLPKDLRSSTTLWGRRSLFYLNQQPLIVAEFYLPAFLDRLVQGCHR; translated from the coding sequence ATGGTCGTGTCACCGCGCATGGTTTGGCGCTCAGAGCATCAACGCATAGGCTTTGGTGACCGTCCACCTCGCGCGTTATTTGACCCCGGGTCACTCACGCAAATACTTCGAAGTTTGGGTGATTTACAGGTCAACAAACGCCTGCAAGATTGGTGCGTGCCCTATTTAGATGAACAGCGTCTGCTGGGTAAGCAGGCGAGCCGCAATTTGGCACTCACCCGGGAAGTATCCCTGCATGTAAACAATGAGCCCTTTGTGTTTGCGCGTAGCGTTCTTCCCAACACAACGCTGCAAGGACCCAATCGGTTTTTGCGTCACTGGGGCTCAAGACCTCTGGGGGAATTCCTTTTTAGCCACCCGCTGTGCCACCGAGGCATGTTTCAGTACACGCGTGTGCCTGCGGATAATCTCTTCTTGCCTAAAGACCTACGGTCTTCAACAACTCTGTGGGGGCGCCGCTCGCTGTTTTATTTAAACCAACAACCCCTGATCGTGGCGGAGTTTTACTTGCCCGCCTTCCTCGATCGCCTGGTACAGGGTTGTCATCGCTAG
- the ubiA gene encoding 4-hydroxybenzoate octaprenyltransferase — MQSKLLGFAQLMRIDKPVGTLLLLWPTYWALWLASGGFPEWELLLIFTAGVFLMRAAGCVINDFADRGWDGGVKRTASRPLVTGAVTPKEAITLFFALITLSFFLVLLTNPFTILLSLAAAGIAAIYPFVKRVSHLPQIVLGAAFSFGIPMAFSATQNALPPALWLIFLANLLWTMAYDTLYAMVDRDDDLIVGIKSTAILFGQADRLIVGILQAMTFALWLLMAWQFQRHEPAYIGIIVASLGFIWQQWRIKDRARMACFRAFKDNIVVGLIVFAGLAVDLYLYPAAV; from the coding sequence GTGCAGAGCAAACTGTTAGGCTTCGCGCAGCTCATGCGCATCGACAAACCCGTGGGCACATTACTGCTCCTTTGGCCCACCTACTGGGCACTTTGGTTAGCCAGCGGCGGCTTTCCCGAATGGGAATTGTTACTTATTTTCACTGCAGGTGTGTTTTTAATGCGTGCGGCGGGCTGTGTCATTAACGACTTCGCCGACCGTGGCTGGGATGGCGGTGTAAAACGCACGGCTTCACGACCCCTAGTCACCGGCGCGGTGACACCAAAAGAAGCCATCACGTTATTTTTTGCCCTAATTACTCTCTCGTTTTTCTTAGTGCTACTCACCAACCCTTTCACAATACTGCTATCACTGGCCGCTGCAGGCATTGCGGCCATCTACCCATTTGTGAAGCGTGTGAGTCATCTACCACAGATCGTCTTGGGTGCGGCATTCTCATTTGGCATACCCATGGCCTTTAGCGCCACGCAAAATGCTCTGCCGCCCGCTTTGTGGCTAATATTTTTGGCCAATCTACTCTGGACCATGGCTTACGACACCCTTTACGCCATGGTAGATCGCGACGATGACCTAATCGTTGGGATCAAATCGACAGCCATACTGTTTGGCCAAGCCGATCGTTTAATCGTGGGTATCCTACAAGCCATGACCTTCGCTTTGTGGCTATTAATGGCATGGCAATTTCAACGCCACGAACCCGCCTACATCGGTATTATTGTGGCAAGCTTGGGCTTCATTTGGCAGCAGTGGCGGATCAAAGACCGTGCTCGCATGGCGTGCTTCCGGGCCTTTAAAGACAATATTGTTGTGGGACTCATCGTTTTTGCGGGTTTAGCCGTAGATTTGTATTTATACCCCGCTGCGGTGTAG
- a CDS encoding GNAT family N-acetyltransferase, whose protein sequence is MELRFIRSIRHIDANAWNACANTDYPFLRHDFLLGLEDTGCTTANAGWQPYHCLLLDDDHLVGAIPAYLKTHSYGEYVFDWALADAWQRSGLDYYPKLVSAIPFTPCTGPRILIHPQAAEPRAVTGALIQGLQKEAEEIASSWHVLFHSDADQCHFQNTGMHERQTCQFHWFNHDFANFDDFLATFSSRKRKNLKKERAKVDQQNIQMTTIEGEAITPAICEQFHRFYQITYAKRSGHGGYLTQHFFTELLPNLRDQVLLVFAYADNTPVAGALYFKDSNNLYGRYWGALAEFDGLHFEACYYQGIEYCIRNGLQHFDPGAQGEHKIQRGFEPIRTRSHHYICDKRFDAAVGRFCQEEVDHVRDYQAAARDLLPFKREG, encoded by the coding sequence ATGGAATTACGGTTCATCCGCTCGATACGGCATATCGACGCAAACGCCTGGAATGCGTGCGCCAATACCGATTACCCGTTTTTACGCCATGACTTCCTGCTGGGCTTAGAAGACACTGGGTGCACCACGGCTAACGCTGGCTGGCAGCCATACCATTGCCTTCTGCTGGACGACGATCACTTGGTGGGAGCAATACCCGCCTATCTAAAAACCCACAGTTACGGCGAGTATGTATTTGACTGGGCATTGGCAGATGCTTGGCAGCGTTCGGGCCTGGATTATTACCCAAAGTTAGTCTCTGCTATTCCCTTTACGCCATGTACAGGGCCACGCATTTTAATACACCCGCAAGCAGCAGAACCACGAGCCGTCACCGGTGCACTCATCCAAGGATTGCAGAAAGAAGCGGAAGAGATCGCAAGTTCATGGCACGTGTTGTTCCATTCCGATGCAGACCAATGTCACTTTCAAAACACCGGGATGCACGAAAGGCAGACTTGCCAGTTTCATTGGTTTAACCATGATTTTGCTAATTTTGACGATTTTTTAGCGACTTTTAGCAGCAGAAAACGTAAGAACTTAAAAAAAGAGCGCGCCAAAGTCGACCAGCAAAACATCCAGATGACAACCATCGAGGGGGAGGCCATTACCCCCGCGATATGCGAGCAGTTTCACCGCTTTTACCAAATTACATACGCCAAGCGCAGTGGTCACGGCGGTTACTTAACACAGCATTTCTTTACCGAGCTGCTGCCCAACTTACGCGATCAGGTGCTCCTCGTTTTTGCGTATGCCGACAACACCCCTGTAGCTGGCGCCCTGTATTTTAAAGATTCCAATAACCTGTACGGCCGCTATTGGGGCGCACTGGCAGAATTCGACGGCCTACATTTTGAAGCGTGCTATTACCAAGGTATTGAGTATTGCATTCGTAATGGCCTTCAACATTTTGATCCTGGCGCGCAAGGCGAACACAAAATCCAACGCGGTTTTGAACCCATAAGAACGCGCTCGCACCATTACATCTGCGACAAACGCTTTGACGCGGCTGTCGGGCGTTTCTGTCAAGAAGAGGTCGATCACGTGCGCGACTATCAGGCTGCTGCACGCGACTTATTGCCCTTTAAACGAGAGGGTTAA
- a CDS encoding flavin-containing monooxygenase, which translates to MTTKQVVIIGAGMSGLCMGVQLKQQGINDFVILERSDDVAGTWNYNTYPGCGCDVPSVFYSYSFYLNPNWSRVYSLHDEIKQYFRDCAAHFGLNDHIQFNTEVERADYDEERGSWTVTTKGGETIESRVLVSGLGQLNVPFTPDFEGADTFAGDSFHSARWNHGVDLAGKKVAIIGNAASALQFIPHVAEAAEQVHVYQRSANYVVPRNDRAYTDSEKQRFARFPWLQRLHRLGVFLRGEIMYGAIANKKFFQWLLAKDAKKYLEEHITDPELRRKLTPDYAIGCKRILVSDNYYQAMARPNLNLVTKPIQSITPAGVQTEDGEVLEADVLIYGTGFQTTDLMAPVDFYGRDGLSLKDAWAEGAEAYRGVCTSEFPNLFMLYGPNTNLGSNSIIFMVEQQVNYIVKCITKLLTHQLKSMEVNKQVLRAYNEKMQGDMTKTVWVASCQSWYKNAAGKVVNNWPNSATNYYFHMREPEMSDFDLVDG; encoded by the coding sequence GTGACAACAAAACAAGTGGTGATTATTGGTGCCGGCATGTCGGGGCTATGTATGGGGGTACAACTCAAGCAGCAAGGTATCAATGACTTTGTGATCCTTGAGCGTTCCGATGATGTCGCCGGCACTTGGAATTACAACACCTACCCCGGATGCGGTTGCGATGTGCCCTCGGTGTTTTATAGCTACTCGTTTTATTTGAATCCGAATTGGAGCCGCGTGTATTCACTGCACGATGAGATTAAGCAGTACTTTCGGGATTGTGCCGCGCACTTTGGCCTGAATGATCATATTCAATTCAATACCGAGGTTGAGCGTGCCGATTACGACGAAGAGCGCGGCTCATGGACGGTAACAACGAAAGGTGGCGAGACCATCGAGTCTCGGGTTCTTGTTTCGGGTTTGGGTCAATTGAATGTGCCGTTCACGCCTGACTTTGAGGGTGCCGATACCTTTGCTGGTGACTCATTCCATTCGGCGCGTTGGAACCACGGTGTCGACCTTGCGGGTAAAAAAGTGGCGATTATTGGCAATGCCGCGAGTGCGTTGCAGTTTATTCCGCATGTAGCGGAAGCGGCCGAGCAAGTGCACGTATACCAACGCAGCGCTAACTATGTTGTTCCGCGTAACGATCGCGCTTATACGGACTCTGAAAAACAGCGCTTTGCACGGTTTCCTTGGCTGCAGCGCCTGCATCGTTTGGGCGTATTTCTGCGTGGTGAGATCATGTATGGCGCCATCGCGAACAAGAAATTTTTTCAGTGGTTGCTGGCCAAAGACGCCAAAAAGTATTTAGAAGAGCACATTACCGATCCAGAGCTACGCCGAAAACTCACGCCCGACTATGCCATAGGATGTAAGCGGATTCTGGTGTCGGATAATTACTATCAAGCCATGGCGCGCCCCAATCTGAACTTGGTGACTAAGCCTATCCAAAGCATTACGCCTGCGGGTGTGCAAACCGAAGATGGCGAAGTTCTGGAAGCGGACGTCTTAATTTATGGTACGGGCTTTCAAACCACAGATTTGATGGCTCCGGTCGACTTTTATGGACGCGACGGCCTGTCCTTAAAAGACGCGTGGGCCGAAGGTGCAGAGGCGTATCGCGGCGTGTGTACCTCTGAATTTCCTAACCTCTTTATGTTGTATGGTCCGAACACTAACTTGGGCAGCAACTCGATCATTTTCATGGTTGAGCAACAGGTGAATTACATAGTGAAGTGTATTACCAAGTTGTTGACGCATCAGCTGAAGAGTATGGAAGTGAACAAGCAGGTCTTGCGTGCCTACAACGAGAAAATGCAGGGCGATATGACCAAAACCGTTTGGGTGGCGTCTTGCCAAAGCTGGTACAAAAACGCCGCGGGCAAAGTGGTCAACAACTGGCCGAATAGCGCGACAAATTACTACTTTCACATGCGCGAGCCTGAAATGAGTGATTTTGATCTCGTTGACGGTTAA
- the yaaA gene encoding peroxide stress protein YaaA, with amino-acid sequence MLMVISPAKTLDFETPAATDTYTQPIFTEYSEALVDGLRALAPDDIQNLMGVSTAIAELNHKRFMDFTLPFSPDNAKQALFAFKGDVYTGLDAESLSPAALEYAQTHLVMLSGLYGVLKPLDLMQPYRLEMGTKFGVGEAATLYQFWGDRITQALNAQLRAAGAETLLNLASNEYFKSVKPKLLNATVVTPVFKDLKNGQYKMISFYAKKARGLMARYVLENQIDSAEACQHFDLEGYYFVPEQSDARTLTFYRDHDPA; translated from the coding sequence ATGTTGATGGTTATTTCGCCCGCCAAGACCCTAGATTTTGAAACACCCGCGGCTACCGATACGTATACTCAGCCAATCTTTACCGAATACAGCGAGGCACTCGTCGATGGGCTGCGAGCGCTTGCGCCTGATGATATTCAAAATTTGATGGGTGTAAGCACCGCGATTGCCGAGTTAAACCACAAACGGTTCATGGACTTCACACTGCCTTTTTCACCGGATAACGCTAAGCAAGCCCTATTTGCGTTCAAAGGTGATGTCTATACCGGGCTCGATGCTGAGTCGTTATCGCCAGCAGCCTTAGAATACGCACAAACGCATTTAGTGATGCTGTCGGGTTTGTATGGTGTGCTCAAACCCTTGGATTTAATGCAGCCTTACCGGTTGGAGATGGGCACAAAGTTTGGTGTTGGCGAGGCCGCGACCTTGTATCAGTTTTGGGGCGATCGTATCACTCAGGCATTGAACGCCCAACTTCGAGCCGCCGGCGCAGAGACGCTGTTAAATTTAGCGTCCAACGAGTATTTTAAGTCGGTTAAACCCAAGCTTTTGAATGCCACGGTGGTGACGCCCGTATTCAAAGACTTGAAAAATGGTCAGTATAAAATGATTAGCTTTTACGCGAAGAAAGCGCGTGGGTTGATGGCGCGTTATGTACTCGAGAATCAAATCGACTCTGCAGAAGCCTGCCAACACTTTGACTTGGAGGGCTACTACTTTGTGCCTGAACAGTCAGACGCGAGAACACTGACGTTTTATCGGGACCACGATCCTGCCTAA
- a CDS encoding TRAP transporter small permease subunit, which produces MQPFLTFNDRLQYALGLILSWLLLAMAIVTVTVVLLRYGFNMGTIALQEGLMYLHACVFLMGAGVALGRDSHVRVDIFYQRMSARNRDWVNALGIVVFLLPVSVIIGLSSWSYVHESWIIREVSPEPGGIPAVFILKTLIPLSMLTLCLQGLSLLVTCTQRLVAGEPHGR; this is translated from the coding sequence TTGCAACCTTTTTTGACATTTAATGACCGCCTGCAGTACGCGCTTGGGCTCATTCTTTCTTGGCTGCTTCTGGCCATGGCTATCGTTACCGTCACTGTCGTGCTCCTGCGCTACGGGTTTAATATGGGCACGATAGCGTTGCAAGAGGGTTTGATGTACTTGCACGCCTGTGTGTTTTTAATGGGCGCAGGTGTCGCCTTAGGTCGAGACAGTCACGTCCGTGTGGACATCTTCTACCAGAGAATGTCGGCGCGAAATCGCGATTGGGTCAATGCACTCGGTATTGTGGTGTTTTTACTGCCTGTGAGCGTGATTATCGGATTAAGCAGCTGGAGTTACGTACACGAATCGTGGATCATCCGTGAGGTGTCCCCGGAGCCCGGTGGCATTCCTGCTGTCTTTATCTTAAAAACGCTTATTCCGTTATCGATGCTGACCCTATGCCTACAAGGCCTTAGCTTACTCGTTACCTGTACCCAGCGCTTAGTCGCAGGAGAGCCGCATGGACGGTAG
- a CDS encoding TRAP transporter large permease has translation MDGSIALLLFGAICALLLFGFPVALTLGGTALLFAAVGIITHTFDANLLAAIPARVFGIMTNETLIAVPLFVMMGVILEKSKIAEDLLVTMSKAFGRHPGGLGLSVVFVGMLLAASTGIVGATVVTMGLLSLPSMLKAKYSPSLAAGTICATGTLGQIIPPSIALVLLGDVMSNAYQRAQLNMGIFNTKTVSVGDLFIAAIGPGVLLVFAYAAYIFLRARINPEVAPAADIEPASVAEVLQSLLPPLVLIGIVLGSILVGAATPTEAAGVGAIGALILALLKQRIDKALLQDTLHQTLNVTAMVFLILVGATLFSLVFRGFGGEELIQSAFESLPGGAFGAVFVVMLVIFLLGFILDFIEITFVVVPIVGPILLMMGIDPIWLGIMIAINLQTSFLTPPFGFALFYLRGVAPSSLATGAIYRGVIPFIMIQLAVLALLWAWPPLATYLPSVVSP, from the coding sequence ATGGACGGTAGTATCGCGCTACTTTTATTTGGCGCTATCTGCGCACTGCTATTATTCGGATTTCCGGTGGCCCTGACGCTTGGCGGCACCGCCTTGCTGTTTGCCGCCGTGGGTATTATCACACACACCTTCGATGCCAACTTATTGGCGGCCATACCGGCGCGCGTGTTCGGCATTATGACCAACGAAACTCTCATCGCAGTACCCTTGTTTGTGATGATGGGCGTGATACTCGAGAAGTCTAAAATCGCCGAAGACCTATTGGTCACAATGTCTAAAGCCTTCGGGCGCCACCCCGGTGGCCTGGGATTATCGGTGGTATTTGTCGGCATGTTGCTCGCTGCAAGCACTGGGATTGTTGGCGCTACCGTCGTTACCATGGGTCTACTGTCGCTGCCGAGCATGCTCAAAGCAAAATACTCACCCTCGTTGGCGGCGGGCACTATTTGCGCCACCGGCACGCTGGGGCAAATTATTCCGCCTTCCATTGCCCTAGTTCTTTTGGGCGATGTTATGTCTAATGCGTATCAACGAGCGCAACTTAACATGGGCATTTTTAATACCAAGACCGTATCGGTGGGCGATTTGTTTATTGCCGCCATTGGCCCCGGCGTACTCTTGGTTTTCGCTTATGCGGCGTATATTTTTCTTCGAGCGCGCATCAACCCTGAGGTGGCACCCGCAGCAGACATCGAGCCCGCGTCCGTGGCAGAGGTCTTACAAAGTCTACTGCCGCCCCTAGTATTGATCGGTATTGTACTCGGCTCCATCTTAGTTGGCGCGGCCACACCGACAGAAGCCGCTGGCGTCGGTGCAATTGGTGCCTTGATCCTAGCGTTACTCAAGCAGCGCATCGACAAAGCCCTGCTACAAGATACCCTGCACCAAACCTTAAACGTAACGGCCATGGTGTTTCTGATCTTGGTGGGCGCAACGCTATTTTCACTGGTGTTCCGTGGATTTGGTGGTGAAGAGCTGATTCAATCCGCCTTCGAAAGTTTACCGGGCGGCGCCTTCGGGGCGGTATTCGTCGTCATGCTGGTGATATTCCTACTTGGGTTTATCCTTGATTTTATCGAAATCACCTTTGTCGTCGTACCCATCGTGGGTCCAATACTGTTGATGATGGGCATCGACCCTATTTGGCTGGGCATCATGATTGCTATCAATCTTCAGACCTCTTTTCTGACGCCGCCCTTTGGGTTTGCATTGTTTTATCTGCGCGGCGTGGCGCCCAGTTCGCTGGCGACCGGCGCTATCTATCGCGGGGTAATTCCCTTTATAATGATCCAATTAGCTGTACTGGCACTGCTTTGGGCTTGGCCGCCACTGGCAACCTATTTGCCCTCTGTTGTAAGCCCCTAA